A window from Nakamurella flava encodes these proteins:
- a CDS encoding serpin family protein — MGARSVLLDMYAMTMARRRFLLVAAGAATAGLTGCGSRASSMSPPVDVFTPAQPISIAPSGSAQDAGSAARAALTGFGVDFLRAAMDVKPTPATGISPYSLFTVLAMVRAGAAGRTAEQIDGALKATGSQAQGAVVTAVDAGMAAALDAAAAAHSDPMVLQAANQTWADHRLQVHQSYLDALARDFGSTAQLADFAGDPEGMRQAINTWVADRTNDLIPELFPQGTIDSGTRMVLVNALYLKAQWLNAFAPRQDGPFTTADGRQLTVPLMTTEQPVPGFRGAGWAAAILPYTGSGLGMTVVMPDAGIDDALDDLPAIVETIAADREGTPTAVTLPVFSLRSNLDARGIAQRLGITHLFDAAELSGISDEPLNASAFVHQCVVKVDEKGTEAAAATGIAMIESASTSSEHLVVDRPFLFWIADSTTGAPLFLGVVNEPSDTA, encoded by the coding sequence GTGGGTGCCCGCTCCGTCCTGCTCGACATGTACGCCATGACCATGGCCCGTCGCCGGTTCCTGCTCGTCGCGGCGGGTGCCGCAACAGCGGGGCTGACCGGGTGCGGCTCGCGCGCGTCCTCGATGTCGCCCCCCGTCGACGTCTTCACCCCGGCCCAGCCCATCAGCATCGCCCCGTCCGGTTCGGCGCAGGATGCGGGCTCCGCGGCCCGCGCTGCGCTGACCGGCTTCGGCGTCGATTTCCTCCGCGCCGCAATGGATGTCAAGCCGACGCCGGCCACCGGCATCAGCCCGTACTCGCTGTTCACCGTCCTGGCGATGGTGCGGGCGGGGGCGGCCGGCCGGACCGCCGAGCAGATCGACGGGGCGTTGAAGGCGACGGGTAGCCAGGCGCAGGGGGCGGTCGTGACGGCCGTCGATGCGGGGATGGCCGCCGCCCTGGACGCGGCGGCGGCCGCACACTCGGACCCGATGGTCCTGCAGGCCGCGAACCAGACCTGGGCCGACCACCGACTGCAGGTGCACCAGTCCTACCTCGATGCCCTGGCCCGCGATTTCGGTTCCACCGCCCAGCTCGCCGACTTCGCCGGTGACCCGGAGGGGATGCGGCAGGCCATCAACACCTGGGTCGCAGACCGCACCAACGACCTGATCCCCGAGCTGTTCCCCCAGGGCACGATCGACTCCGGCACCCGGATGGTGCTGGTCAACGCGCTGTATCTGAAGGCGCAGTGGCTGAACGCTTTTGCGCCCCGGCAGGACGGTCCGTTCACGACCGCCGATGGGCGGCAGCTCACTGTTCCGCTGATGACGACCGAGCAGCCGGTACCCGGGTTTCGCGGGGCCGGGTGGGCGGCGGCGATCCTGCCCTACACCGGCTCCGGACTCGGGATGACCGTGGTGATGCCCGATGCCGGCATCGACGATGCCCTCGACGACCTGCCGGCGATCGTCGAGACCATTGCCGCGGATCGTGAGGGCACGCCGACCGCGGTGACCCTGCCGGTCTTCTCGCTGCGGTCGAACCTGGATGCCCGGGGCATCGCCCAGCGGCTGGGCATCACGCATCTGTTCGACGCCGCCGAGCTCAGTGGTATCTCCGACGAACCTCTCAATGCGAGCGCGTTCGTGCATCAGTGCGTGGTCAAGGTCGATGAGAAGGGAACGGAGGCGGCGGCCGCCACCGGTATCGCGATGATCGAGAGCGCCTCGACGTCGAGCGAGCACCTCGTCGTCGATCGGCCGTTCCTGTTCTGGATCGCCGATTCCACGACCGGCGCCCCGCTGTTCCTCGGAGTCGTCAACGAGCCGAGCGACACGGCTTGA